In Blautia sp. SC05B48, a single genomic region encodes these proteins:
- a CDS encoding thiamine pyrophosphate-binding protein, with product MSKVKLTDYVVEFLQKKGIHDFFGYQGTMIAHLVDSIEKNPHVRSHSSYHEQGAAFAACGYAQAKNACGCAYATSGPGAANLLSGVADAYFDSLPVIFITGQLNTYEYSGITGLRQQGFQEIDMVSMAKPVTKYAVQVRDPKNIVRELNLAWQIANTGRKGPVLIDLPMNVQRGEVEDPVYDMEFSEEEIETAVYGKNDPENGAAFYRDAVAKADSSDGAEAAEYILNKIRTAKRPVFMIGHGASGEAEKMLTDLARAHHIPVITSVLARSALSFDDPLNFGCIGGAYGHRYANMIANAKSDLLLCFGISLCTRQIGTKVHEFAKNAEIIRVDIDPYNLQREIHEEREGEKCFCVSAETVVRKLTDQQAQIGSYEEWLAVCQKIRKELWKVDDETPQRYPNRMIAYLSDQLSDTGAVAVDVGQHMVWSYQSFHNQQGQKTLFSGGHGAMGYALPAAIGAYYATGKPVACICGDGAFQMNIQELQWVKRENIPVKMIVMNNEALGMIRHLQRDYFDCVYADTSDGSGFSSCDFTDVAQAYGIPAKRIQGEDVEKYAGGFLEQNGPELLEIMLEHGTYAYPKTCLGEPIHNQQPYIPKPIFDELMEL from the coding sequence ATGTCTAAGGTCAAACTTACAGATTATGTTGTGGAGTTTTTGCAGAAAAAAGGGATCCATGATTTTTTTGGATATCAGGGAACCATGATCGCACATCTGGTAGATTCCATTGAGAAGAATCCCCATGTAAGAAGTCATTCCAGCTATCATGAGCAGGGAGCTGCTTTTGCTGCCTGCGGTTATGCTCAGGCAAAGAATGCCTGCGGCTGTGCCTATGCCACCAGCGGTCCGGGAGCTGCTAATCTGCTTTCCGGTGTGGCAGATGCGTATTTCGATTCTCTTCCGGTGATCTTTATCACCGGACAGCTGAATACCTATGAATATTCCGGTATTACAGGCCTTCGTCAGCAGGGCTTTCAGGAGATCGATATGGTTTCCATGGCAAAGCCGGTAACCAAGTACGCGGTGCAGGTCCGTGATCCGAAAAATATCGTCCGTGAACTGAATCTTGCATGGCAGATCGCTAATACAGGACGGAAGGGGCCGGTTCTTATCGATCTTCCCATGAACGTGCAGAGAGGCGAGGTGGAAGATCCGGTTTATGATATGGAATTTTCCGAGGAAGAGATCGAGACAGCTGTATATGGAAAAAATGATCCGGAAAACGGGGCAGCCTTTTACAGGGATGCAGTTGCAAAGGCGGATTCTTCTGATGGAGCAGAGGCGGCAGAATATATTCTGAATAAGATCAGGACTGCAAAACGGCCGGTATTTATGATCGGTCACGGAGCTTCCGGAGAAGCAGAAAAAATGCTCACAGATCTCGCACGCGCCCATCACATTCCGGTGATCACAAGCGTACTTGCCCGGTCTGCACTGAGCTTTGATGATCCTCTGAACTTCGGGTGCATCGGCGGTGCCTACGGACACCGGTATGCAAATATGATCGCCAATGCAAAAAGCGACCTTCTGCTCTGCTTTGGAATTTCCCTGTGTACCCGTCAGATTGGTACTAAGGTTCATGAGTTTGCGAAGAATGCAGAAATCATCCGTGTGGATATTGATCCTTATAATCTTCAAAGAGAGATCCATGAGGAAAGAGAAGGTGAGAAATGCTTTTGCGTCAGCGCAGAGACTGTGGTGCGTAAGCTGACAGATCAGCAGGCACAGATCGGTTCCTATGAGGAATGGCTTGCTGTCTGCCAGAAGATCCGTAAGGAACTCTGGAAAGTGGACGATGAGACACCGCAGCGCTATCCGAACCGCATGATCGCATACTTGAGTGATCAGCTTTCCGATACCGGAGCTGTTGCTGTGGATGTGGGACAGCATATGGTCTGGAGCTATCAGTCCTTCCATAATCAGCAGGGGCAGAAGACCCTTTTTTCCGGCGGACATGGTGCTATGGGATATGCACTTCCGGCGGCTATCGGAGCTTATTATGCTACCGGTAAGCCGGTGGCATGTATCTGCGGAGACGGAGCCTTCCAGATGAATATCCAGGAACTGCAGTGGGTGAAGCGCGAGAATATCCCGGTGAAGATGATCGTAATGAATAATGAGGCGCTGGGAATGATCCGTCATCTTCAGAGAGATTATTTTGACTGTGTATATGCGGATACCTCCGATGGCAGCGGATTCTCGTCCTGCGATTTTACAGATGTGGCGCAGGCCTACGGAATTCCTGCAAAGCGCATCCAGGGAGAAGACGTGGAAAAATATGCCGGTGGATTCCTGGAGCAGAATGGACCGGAACTTCTGGAGATCATGCTGGAGCATGGAACCTACGCATACCCGAAAACCTGTCTGGGTGAGCCGATCCACAATCAGCAGCCTTATATACCGAAACCGATATTTGATGAACTGATGGAGCTGTAA
- a CDS encoding LicD family protein → MNREQQKVLELLKEIDTICRKNKITYYLSPYLTLCAVTERPFPMNPASNDIYMKTGDMARFKNIFDEEPELRRALESMENNSRFPGFFLRYTDKDTLFYKLDEYGKYKHPGLGINILPLQCEYGPKGKYLWNRMREDGWKRIYGKKGEWRNRRELGCIWMVRVLSLCGRGWLAKSIFRDLLRQPQDGAKTYVLRYFDQNLYFPAHIFENPGEAMLGGESFMVPGNTDSYLTRAYGKNYRNKSMENYVPGSLVVCSTLIPCEEFLQQSKELKKFASVRKKREKRRQFGMNYREYLAQCWDYAKFCGEKYTCALAYRKKLSYIRNLFKNEDYVELEKAFAGYTRMNDRCLKYEEAFETDPEVFDLYLKYLEKTGRISYMEKVKKYV, encoded by the coding sequence TTGAACAGAGAACAGCAGAAAGTACTGGAACTTCTAAAAGAAATAGATACCATATGCAGAAAAAATAAGATCACATATTATCTTTCTCCGTATCTTACCCTCTGTGCGGTAACGGAGCGTCCTTTTCCCATGAATCCGGCAAGCAATGATATTTATATGAAGACCGGTGATATGGCCAGATTTAAAAATATCTTTGATGAAGAACCGGAGCTGCGCAGAGCTCTGGAATCTATGGAGAATAACAGCCGGTTCCCCGGATTTTTTCTGCGTTATACAGATAAAGATACGTTGTTTTATAAGCTGGACGAGTACGGAAAATACAAACATCCGGGACTGGGGATCAATATCCTTCCGCTGCAGTGTGAATATGGCCCAAAGGGAAAATATCTCTGGAACCGTATGCGCGAAGATGGATGGAAAAGGATCTACGGAAAAAAAGGCGAGTGGCGAAACCGGCGTGAGCTGGGATGTATCTGGATGGTGCGAGTCCTTTCCCTGTGCGGACGAGGCTGGCTGGCAAAGAGCATATTCCGGGATCTGCTCCGGCAGCCGCAGGATGGCGCAAAAACCTATGTACTCCGATATTTTGACCAGAATCTTTATTTTCCTGCGCATATTTTTGAAAATCCCGGGGAGGCAATGCTTGGAGGAGAATCCTTTATGGTCCCGGGAAATACAGACAGCTATCTCACCCGGGCCTACGGCAAAAATTATCGAAATAAGTCAATGGAAAATTATGTTCCCGGCTCGCTGGTGGTGTGCAGCACACTGATCCCATGCGAGGAATTTCTGCAGCAGTCAAAGGAGCTGAAGAAATTTGCTTCTGTCAGGAAGAAAAGGGAAAAGCGCAGGCAGTTTGGAATGAATTACCGGGAATATCTTGCACAATGCTGGGATTATGCCAAATTCTGCGGGGAAAAATATACCTGTGCACTGGCTTATCGCAAAAAGCTCAGCTATATCCGGAATCTCTTCAAAAATGAAGATTATGTGGAACTGGAAAAAGCATTTGCAGGATATACCAGGATGAATGATCGCTGTCTGAAATATGAAGAAGCATTTGAAACAGATCCGGAGGTTTTTGACCTGTATCTTAAGTATCTGGAAAAAACAGGAAGGATCTCGTATATGGAGAAGGTAAAAAAATATGTCTAA